The Bacteroidota bacterium genome includes the window GAGTACTGTAAAAAAGGCGGCGGGTGAAGCTTATCAAGCTATACAGCAACAAGGGCTTGAGCATAGTTCATTTTATCAGGGAAAGAATGGTATAAGTAAATTCTTCGCGAATATCTGCGACGAAAATTTCGACAAACTAGAACCCAACTCCTATGTTGTAAAAACTATCCGGGAAGATAAATGGTTCTCAGAGAAGACATCTGCGGAAGATAAAGGCAAAATAGAGAACATCAAAAGCAAACTTTCTGAATCATTCCATTTCATCCGGGATATCGTTGAAAAACAACAATCACTTTATTGTCTTCTTAAACTCATCAATAAAAACATTTATTCACTCGCCGTTTTAAATGAGATCGAAAAATTATTGACAGAAATAAAAAAACAAAATAATATCCTTCACATTTCAGAGTTCAATAAGATCATTTCCAACATTGTCCTCAACCAACCAGTGCCTTTTATTTATGAACGAATTGGCGAAAAGTATAATCATTACCTGGTTGATGAGTTCCAGGATACATCTGTGCTGCAATGGCAAAATCTGCTGCCACTTATTGAAAATTCGCTTTCAGAAGGGCATTTGAGCATGCTTGTCGGAGATGGTAAACAAGCCATTTATCGCTGGCGCGGCGGAGAAGTTGAACAGTTTGCCCAACTACCGGATATTTTTATAAAAGAAAAAAACGAGTTTGTTCTTGAACGTGAACAAACCTTGAAACTCAACTACAATGAAAAACAACTCAACAAAAATTACAGAAGTAAAAAAGAGATCATTGATTTCAACAATTCTATGTTCTCCGTCCTGGCAGGCAAACTAAGTGACGCATACGCCACTATTTACCAGGGTCATGCTCAGCAAAGTGATCCGGACAATACAGGCGGATACGTTTCCATAAATTTTGTAAAAGGAGAAGGAGACGAAGCGGAACAACAAACGCTTGAGCAGGTTTATAATAACATAATTAATCTTCAAAAAGAAAAATTTAAACTCAGTGATATCGCTGTTTTATGCAGAACCAACAAGACCGGCAATACTATCGCTGAGTACCTTACAGCAAAAGGTATTGGTGTACTATCAGCGGATTCATTGCTGCTTAAAAATTCGAAAAAAGTACGCTTCATCGGATCTGTATTCAGGTATATTAACCAGCCATACAACGAAATTACACGTGTTGAAATCTTACAATACCTGGTAGAAAACGGTCTTATCGACCAGGATCTGCATACCGTGATCGCGCTTCTTAAGAACAAGCACGCATGGGAATTTGATGCTTTATTAAAACAAAATGGATTTGAGTTTAACCAGCAGCATTTGATCAAATTGCCCTTATATGAATTAGTTGAACAAGTAGCAGGCATCTTTAAACTTGCCGCAGGCGCTGATGCATTCGTCCGTTTTTTCATGGATGAGGTTCTGGGTTATACAATAAAAAACAACAATAGTTTACCCGGTTTTATCGAATGGTGGGAAACACGTAAAGAAAATGCCTCTATGAATGTTCCCGATGGCACCAATGCGGTAAATATTATGACCATTCACCGTTCCAAGGGACTTGAGTTTCCGGCCGTCATTCTGCCATTTGCAACCTGGAAAATTTCGGACGGCAAAAAAAATCTTTGGGTCGACCTGAAGCACAACGAAGTCCCTCAACTTGAATCGGCATTATTACCGGCAACCAAAGAACTCCAAAAGACAACTTATTCCGATCTATATGAAGAAGAAAAAAACAAGTCACGGCTTGATAATATCAACCTGCTGTATGTTGCATTTACAAGACCGGAAGAACGCCTGTATATTATAACCGGCGAGCCATCGAAAACGCCTGATAACCTTGGAAATGTTAGCGATATATTTTGCTTCTATCTGCGATCGCTGCAATTATGGAATGATGCTCAACAACACTACGGGTTCGGTAACAGTATGCCGCATATACACAAAAACACGCAAAGTAAAAAAACTGTTAAACAAACAGATTTTATATCGTCGGATTGGCGCAGCATCTTAAAAATACGGGCTAATGCGCCCGAAGTATGGAATACGGATAATGTAACAAGTAAAAAAGATTTTGGATTAATTGTTCATGCCATCCTTGCGAAAGTCAAATCCGCAGAAGACCTCACTCCTACCCTTACCCAATATTTAAATGAAGGGGTTATTGACCTGCAGGAAAAAAAAATACTGTTTCAGAAACTAAATAATATCATTGAACACCCCCAATTAAAACCGCTTTATGCAGCCGGCAATACAATTAAAACTGAAGCCGATATCATTTTACCAACAGGGGAAACCTACAGACCAGACAGGGTAGTTATAAACAGGGATTCAACCGTATTGATCGATTACAAAACTGGAACCAAACAGGATAAGCATATAAAACAAA containing:
- a CDS encoding UvrD-helicase domain-containing protein, with product MNFTVYKSSAGSGKTFTLVKEYLKLALTDDQNPPQKYKHILAITFTNKAAAEMKERITRSLKELSHPEENNTTLLEIICEETGLDKSNIQSRAQNVLHTILHNYSDFAIGTIDSFVHRIVRTFAYDLQLPVNFEIEMDDNKLLLEVIDLLISKAGNDEHLTQALVEFTETKTEDEKSWHIERDLFGFSKNLLTEEGIVHLERLKKINTAGFLSIRKSLNETIKKFESTVKKAAGEAYQAIQQQGLEHSSFYQGKNGISKFFANICDENFDKLEPNSYVVKTIREDKWFSEKTSAEDKGKIENIKSKLSESFHFIRDIVEKQQSLYCLLKLINKNIYSLAVLNEIEKLLTEIKKQNNILHISEFNKIISNIVLNQPVPFIYERIGEKYNHYLVDEFQDTSVLQWQNLLPLIENSLSEGHLSMLVGDGKQAIYRWRGGEVEQFAQLPDIFIKEKNEFVLEREQTLKLNYNEKQLNKNYRSKKEIIDFNNSMFSVLAGKLSDAYATIYQGHAQQSDPDNTGGYVSINFVKGEGDEAEQQTLEQVYNNIINLQKEKFKLSDIAVLCRTNKTGNTIAEYLTAKGIGVLSADSLLLKNSKKVRFIGSVFRYINQPYNEITRVEILQYLVENGLIDQDLHTVIALLKNKHAWEFDALLKQNGFEFNQQHLIKLPLYELVEQVAGIFKLAAGADAFVRFFMDEVLGYTIKNNNSLPGFIEWWETRKENASMNVPDGTNAVNIMTIHRSKGLEFPAVILPFATWKISDGKKNLWVDLKHNEVPQLESALLPATKELQKTTYSDLYEEEKNKSRLDNINLLYVAFTRPEERLYIITGEPSKTPDNLGNVSDIFCFYLRSLQLWNDAQQHYGFGNSMPHIHKNTQSKKTVKQTDFISSDWRSILKIRANAPEVWNTDNVTSKKDFGLIVHAILAKVKSAEDLTPTLTQYLNEGVIDLQEKKILFQKLNNIIEHPQLKPLYAAGNTIKTEADIILPTGETYRPDRVVINRDSTVLIDYKTGTKQDKHIKQIKKYAELLSQMGYTNIRQYLVYIDDETSIFNLHKES